In one Nicotiana tomentosiformis chromosome 6, ASM39032v3, whole genome shotgun sequence genomic region, the following are encoded:
- the LOC138894449 gene encoding uncharacterized protein: MSPHKLVFGKVCNLPVKLEHRAFWALRQLNLDIEAAGTSRVTKLHELDELCYHAFESTRLYRERMKIIHDKHIQERIFKPGDVVLLYNSRLKLFPVKLKSRWSGPFRVVEVLSCGVAKIESDDGTNRFKVNGQRLKHYPGIEDENVVSVIHLKEPQILSEP, translated from the coding sequence ATGTCACCGCACAAATTGGTGTTTGGGAAAGTGTGTAACTTACCGGTAAAACTAGAGCATAGAGCTTTTTGGGCATTAAGGCAATTAAATCTTGACATTGAGGCCGCTGGCACGAGTAGAGTCACAAAGCTTCATGAACTTGATGAGCTCTGTTATCATGCTTTTGAAAGCACCAGGTTGTACAGGGAAAGGATGAAGATCATACATGATAAGCATATTCAAGAGAGGATTTTCAAACCCGGAGATGTCGTGCTGTTGTATAATTCAAGATTGAAACTATTTCCGGTTAAGCTGAAATCTAgatggtcgggaccatttagAGTGGTGGAAGTACTCTCATGTGGAGTTGCAAAAATTGAATCCGATGATGGAACGAATAGATTTAAAGTCAATGGGCAAAGGTTAAAACATTACCCCGGCATAGAGGACGAAAACGTTGTatcagtgattcatttgaagGAACCTCAAATATTGAGTGAACCTTAA